A genomic region of Pseudomonas migulae contains the following coding sequences:
- a CDS encoding response regulator transcription factor produces MTRILTIEDDAVTAREIVAELSSHGLDVDWVDNGREGLERAVSGNYDLITLDRMLPELDGLAIVTTLRTMGVSTPILMISALSDVDERVRGLRAGGDDYLTKPFATDEMAARVEVLLRRQNTVTAKATTLRVADLELNLISHEASRDGQLLTLLPTEYKLLEFLMRNTGQILSRMMIFEEVWGYHFDPGTNLIDVHIGRLRKKIDPPGNVPLIRTVRGSGYVIAEPL; encoded by the coding sequence ATGACCCGCATATTGACCATCGAAGACGACGCCGTGACCGCCCGGGAAATCGTCGCCGAACTGAGCAGCCACGGCCTCGATGTCGATTGGGTCGACAATGGCCGCGAAGGCCTTGAGCGCGCGGTCAGCGGCAACTATGACCTGATCACCCTGGACCGCATGTTGCCCGAGCTCGATGGCCTGGCGATTGTCACAACGTTGCGAACCATGGGCGTGTCGACGCCGATCCTGATGATCAGCGCCCTCTCCGATGTCGATGAGCGCGTGCGCGGTTTGCGTGCCGGGGGTGACGATTACCTGACCAAACCCTTCGCCACCGATGAAATGGCCGCGCGGGTCGAAGTGTTGCTGCGCCGCCAGAACACCGTGACCGCCAAGGCCACCACGCTGCGGGTGGCGGACCTGGAGCTGAACCTGATCAGCCACGAAGCCAGCCGCGACGGGCAACTGCTGACGCTGTTGCCCACCGAGTACAAGTTGCTGGAATTCCTGATGCGCAACACCGGGCAGATTCTGTCGCGGATGATGATTTTCGAAGAGGTCTGGGGTTATCACTTCGACCCCGGCACCAACCTGATCGACGTGCACATCGGCCGATTGCGCAAGAAGATCGACCCGCCCGGCAATGTCCCACTGATTCGGACCGTGCGAGGCTCGGGTTATGTCATTGCCGAACCCCTCTAA
- a CDS encoding pyridoxal phosphate-dependent decarboxylase family protein gives MIDQQSLSVLPELMHKLKSGFSPGSDFSIPLDHHDQEILESLVQRLKNTDPYFSPDYMGHMSSYVHPLSSSAYWLAMQLNSNNHSYDGGRATTELEHECISELGNLFGWNTAQGHLCSGGTIGNFEALWSAREQGCNVVIASRSAHYCHKRAAGILGMTYLEARVDEQHRIDLEHVSEMLAGSGSAVIVATCGTTAVGAVDGIAQLASLAMSHSSLLHVDAAYGGYYRLVASCLDKKVGSDLRAITLADSVVVDPHKHGMQGFGCGAVLFRDDRQRVYAHEAPYTYGDKTRDHLGLISLECSRPGAAAAALWATLQAFPLVAEGRFGERLRTCHDQAIAFYEALLDHPRYRPLLKPDTDIVCLVPRACADPVDQLTMVQQDVTRLKTAGIHVATMLFESPGAPVLHGIRCVMMKPEHGGTAQRLLEILGTPGSMI, from the coding sequence ATGATTGATCAACAGTCGCTGAGTGTGTTGCCTGAGTTGATGCATAAATTAAAAAGCGGGTTTTCTCCGGGTAGCGATTTCTCCATCCCCTTGGATCATCATGATCAAGAAATATTAGAATCGCTGGTTCAGCGGCTGAAAAATACAGATCCTTATTTTTCACCTGACTATATGGGGCATATGTCCTCGTACGTGCATCCGCTTTCCTCGTCAGCTTATTGGTTAGCCATGCAGCTCAACAGCAACAACCACTCTTATGACGGCGGACGCGCGACGACTGAGCTGGAGCATGAGTGCATCAGCGAACTCGGTAACCTGTTTGGCTGGAACACTGCACAAGGGCATTTGTGCAGTGGCGGTACAATCGGTAATTTTGAAGCACTCTGGAGTGCCAGAGAGCAGGGCTGTAACGTTGTGATTGCCAGCCGCAGCGCTCACTACTGCCATAAGCGCGCAGCGGGCATTCTCGGGATGACTTACCTGGAAGCCCGCGTCGATGAACAGCATCGCATCGACCTGGAACATGTCAGCGAAATGCTCGCCGGGTCTGGTTCTGCGGTTATCGTCGCGACGTGCGGTACGACAGCCGTTGGCGCGGTGGATGGCATTGCGCAGCTGGCCAGTCTGGCGATGTCGCATTCGTCATTGCTGCATGTCGATGCTGCCTATGGCGGGTACTACAGGCTTGTAGCCTCATGCCTCGACAAGAAGGTTGGCAGTGACTTGCGCGCCATCACGCTTGCCGATTCAGTTGTAGTAGACCCGCACAAGCACGGAATGCAGGGGTTTGGTTGCGGGGCGGTGCTGTTTCGCGATGACCGGCAACGGGTGTATGCCCACGAAGCACCCTACACCTATGGAGACAAGACAAGGGACCACCTTGGGTTGATCAGCCTCGAGTGCTCTCGACCGGGTGCAGCCGCCGCCGCACTATGGGCCACATTGCAGGCATTTCCGTTGGTTGCCGAAGGGCGGTTTGGCGAGCGATTACGTACTTGCCATGATCAGGCAATCGCCTTCTACGAAGCATTGCTGGATCATCCCCGTTATCGCCCGCTCTTGAAACCGGACACCGATATCGTGTGCCTTGTCCCCAGAGCGTGTGCTGATCCGGTCGACCAGCTGACAATGGTCCAGCAGGATGTCACCCGTTTGAAGACTGCCGGCATCCATGTGGCGACGATGCTGTTTGAAAGCCCGGGAGCCCCGGTTCTCCATGGCATCCGTTGTGTGATGATGAAGCCGGAGCACGGGGGGACAGCACAGCGACTGCTTGAAATACTGGGCACTCCCGGGTCTATGATCTGA
- a CDS encoding glutathione S-transferase encodes MKLIGMLDSPYVRRVAITAKRLGIDLDHQSVSVFRHFEQFQQINPVVKAPTLVLDDGEVLIDSTLIIEYLEALAAPGKSLMPDKLDQRLRSLRLIGLALAACEKSVQLYYERNLRPAEIQFEPWVERVEGQLAAAFSALERELEMQPLKTDGSIDQDGITLAVAWSFTHLVVPDQVEDQPFPHISAFAAYAEGLKEFVSTPMLED; translated from the coding sequence ATGAAACTGATCGGCATGCTGGATTCGCCCTACGTACGACGGGTAGCCATTACGGCCAAACGCCTGGGCATCGACCTCGATCACCAATCGGTTTCGGTGTTTCGGCACTTCGAGCAATTCCAGCAGATCAACCCGGTGGTCAAGGCGCCGACGCTGGTGCTGGATGATGGCGAGGTGCTGATCGACTCGACATTGATCATCGAATACCTGGAGGCGTTGGCGGCACCGGGTAAAAGCCTGATGCCCGACAAACTCGACCAACGCCTGCGTTCGTTACGCTTGATCGGCCTGGCGCTGGCAGCGTGCGAGAAGTCCGTGCAGCTTTATTACGAACGCAACCTGCGCCCCGCCGAGATTCAGTTCGAGCCGTGGGTGGAACGGGTCGAAGGGCAACTGGCGGCGGCGTTCTCGGCGCTGGAGCGGGAGTTGGAAATGCAACCGCTGAAGACTGACGGCTCGATCGATCAGGACGGGATTACGCTGGCGGTGGCCTGGAGCTTCACCCATCTGGTGGTGCCTGACCAGGTGGAGGATCAGCCGTTTCCACACATCAGCGCATTCGCCGCCTATGCCGAGGGTTTAAAAGAGTTTGTCAGTACCCCCATGCTCGAGGACTGA
- a CDS encoding TraR/DksA family transcriptional regulator: MTKDKLLAMPADDYMNAEQHAFFSELLQNMKVETHERIEQNRIAIESLDTPADPADAASVEEERTWLVNAIDRDQRMLPQLEQALERIKEDSFGWCDDSGEAIGLKRLLISPTTKYCIEAQERHEQIDKHQRQA, from the coding sequence ATGACAAAGGACAAGTTGCTGGCCATGCCGGCGGATGACTACATGAATGCCGAGCAACATGCTTTTTTCTCTGAGCTGTTGCAGAACATGAAAGTCGAAACCCACGAGCGCATCGAGCAGAACCGCATCGCCATCGAAAGCCTGGACACCCCGGCCGATCCGGCTGACGCGGCGTCTGTCGAAGAAGAGCGCACCTGGCTGGTGAACGCGATCGATCGCGACCAGCGCATGTTGCCTCAGTTGGAACAGGCACTGGAGCGCATCAAGGAAGACAGCTTCGGCTGGTGCGACGACAGCGGCGAGGCCATTGGCCTGAAACGCCTGCTGATCAGCCCGACCACCAAGTACTGCATCGAAGCTCAAGAGCGTCACGAACAGATCGACAAGCACCAGCGTCAGGCCTGA
- a CDS encoding methyl-accepting chemotaxis protein has protein sequence MIATEHATSTLSRAALSAASEAHQSSAAGRTELVESISRMHQLSQRASNSRELIEALSLRSDDIQRVTLVIQSIASQTNLLALNAAIEAARAGEHGRGFAVVADEVRGLAARTATATGEVGEMVADIQQRTAQVVEQIRQLSSDLDIGVQQVEHTGEHLENIARLAAGVESQVGEIARGAETNREQLDSLFHAIEQMRGDLAISDQQTQRLAQAAVQMEGQAETISERLAEVGLDDYHQRIYDLAREGASQIAARFEADIDQGVVSLDDLFDRSYQAIPNTSPAKFQTRFDRYTDKILPAIQEPLLPRHEGLVFAIACTQQGYVPTHNKVFSQPLTGDVQVDTLQNRTKRKFADRTGIRCGSHQQAVLLQTYTRDTGELMHDLSVPIMVKGRHWGGLRLGYKPENAR, from the coding sequence ATGATCGCCACCGAACACGCGACCTCGACCCTCAGTCGAGCCGCCCTCAGCGCCGCCAGCGAAGCTCACCAGAGCAGCGCGGCAGGGCGCACGGAGCTGGTCGAGTCCATCAGCCGCATGCATCAACTCAGTCAGCGCGCCAGCAACAGCCGTGAGCTGATCGAAGCCCTGAGCTTGCGCAGCGACGATATCCAGCGGGTCACGCTGGTGATCCAGTCCATCGCCAGCCAGACCAACCTGCTGGCCTTGAACGCGGCAATCGAAGCGGCCCGGGCCGGAGAACACGGGCGCGGGTTTGCTGTGGTCGCGGATGAGGTGCGCGGCCTGGCTGCGCGTACGGCAACGGCGACCGGTGAAGTTGGCGAGATGGTCGCCGATATCCAGCAACGCACCGCGCAGGTGGTGGAGCAGATCCGCCAGTTGTCCAGCGATCTCGACATCGGCGTCCAACAGGTCGAGCACACCGGTGAGCACCTGGAAAACATCGCGCGCCTGGCGGCTGGCGTCGAAAGTCAGGTCGGCGAAATCGCCAGGGGTGCCGAGACCAACCGTGAGCAGCTCGACAGCCTGTTTCATGCCATCGAGCAGATGCGCGGCGACCTGGCGATCAGCGATCAACAGACTCAGCGCCTGGCTCAGGCTGCGGTGCAGATGGAAGGGCAGGCTGAAACCATCAGTGAGCGTCTCGCCGAAGTCGGACTGGATGACTATCACCAGCGGATTTATGACCTTGCCCGTGAAGGCGCGAGTCAGATAGCGGCGCGTTTCGAAGCTGATATCGACCAGGGCGTTGTCAGTCTTGATGATTTGTTTGATCGCAGTTATCAGGCCATTCCCAATACCAGCCCGGCGAAGTTCCAGACGCGTTTCGACCGTTACACCGATAAGATTTTGCCGGCGATTCAGGAGCCGTTGTTGCCGCGTCATGAAGGGCTGGTGTTTGCCATCGCCTGTACGCAGCAGGGTTATGTGCCGACCCATAACAAAGTGTTCAGCCAGCCGCTGACGGGGGATGTGCAGGTTGATACGTTGCAGAACCGTACGAAACGCAAGTTTGCCGACCGTACCGGGATTCGGTGTGGCAGCCATCAACAGGCTGTTTTGTTGCAGACGTATACGCGGGATACCGGGGAACTGATGCATGATCTTTCGGTGCCGATCATGGTCAAGGGGCGGCATTGGGGTGGGTTGCGTTTGGGGTATAAGCCGGAGAATGCTCGCTGA
- a CDS encoding DUF2789 domain-containing protein, whose protein sequence is MDSPTHDLKGLFDQLGLDSSEKAIDDFIASHSPLPDDKKLIDAEFWTPQQAGFLKEQLREDADWARVVDDLNLRMHQVH, encoded by the coding sequence ATGGACTCACCGACACACGACTTGAAAGGCTTGTTCGACCAACTTGGCCTGGACTCCAGCGAAAAGGCCATCGACGATTTCATCGCCAGCCATTCCCCTCTGCCCGACGATAAAAAGCTCATCGATGCTGAATTCTGGACACCGCAACAAGCTGGCTTCCTGAAAGAGCAATTGCGTGAAGATGCTGATTGGGCGCGGGTGGTCGACGACTTGAACCTGCGGATGCATCAGGTTCACTAG